From Vigna unguiculata cultivar IT97K-499-35 chromosome 5, ASM411807v1, whole genome shotgun sequence, the proteins below share one genomic window:
- the LOC114184477 gene encoding probable 2-isopropylmalate synthase, producing MATNSSTPRRRPQYFPHHIPNPSYVRILDTTLRDGEQSPGATMTSQEKLRIARQLAQLGVDVIQPGFPSASQDDFMAVKIIAQEVGNTVDHDGHVPVIAAFCRCVREDIGVAWEAVKHAQRPRICTSIATSDIHIKHKLRKCKKEVIQIARDMVAFARSLGCNDIQFGAEDATRSEREFLYEILGVVIEAGATTVNIADTVGILMPFELGKLITDIKANTPGIANVIISTHCHNDLGLATANTIEGARAGARQLEVTVNGIGERAGNASLEEVVMALACKGDHVLNGLYTRINTRSILETSKMVEEYSGMHLQPHKALVGVNAFVHASGIHQDGMLKHKGTYQILSPEDIGHKITTEIGIVLGKLSGRQALRKRLEELGYELKDEEVDSLFLPFKAMAEKKKVVTDIDLKALVSYKVFNAEAIWKLGDLQVTCGTLGLSTATIKLVNIDGTTHVACSIGTGVVDSTYKAINIIVKEAIKVLEYSLSSVTKGIGISATARVVICRENNHSSTDAFTRDVTYPTFSGTGAEMDVVVASVEAYLVAVNKLLRCKESFLDPPAAAAVSNPLLGLVPPNPDLWALRRSERASLSDPLNSAMQTLQTMEAMNVHGSLASSIESLSNINQDLHLKLQQQRMATMMFGGDSQKGESSVALNGFGNQKLLQPVSFQNLAISKPENLPAGSSINGGPSRVVVSRGGGRTRDETAAGGSRGGPAWWWLDTRRDDGGRRLAWWSRVVGSPEVAERRRNSDDGSATAAVAAAAREAVAVAARICREKWQLRARGRRGSVFEP from the exons ATGGCCACCAACAGCTCCACTCCACGCCGCCGCCCTCAGTACTTCCCCCACCACATTCCAAACCCCTCCTACGTCCGCATCCTGGATACCACCCTCCGCGACGGAGAGCAGTCGCCCGGCGCCACTATGACCTCTCAGGAGAAGCTTCGCATCGCTCGGCAGCTGGCTCAACTGGGCGTCGACGTCATTCAGCCGGGCTTTCCCTCTGCCTCTCAGGACGACTTCATGGCCGTCAAAATCATCGCTCAGGAGGTCGGCAACACCGTCGATCACGACGGACACGTTCCCGTCATTGCGGCCTTCTGCAG GTGCGTTCGGGAAGACATTGGCGTTGCATGGGAGGCTGTGAAACACGCGCAGAGGCCTCGCATTTGTACTTCCATTGCGACCAGTGACATTCACATTAAGCACAAGTTGCGAAAGTGTAAGAAGGAGGTTATTCAGATAGCTAGGGATATGGTCGCCTTTGCACGGAGTTTGGGTTGCAATGATATTCAGTTCGGTGCTGAAGATGCTACCAG ATCTGAAAGAGAGTTTCTATATGAAATTCTTGGAGTAGTGATTGAAGCTGGAGCAACAACTGTGAACATAGCTGACACTGTAGGCATATTAATGCCATTCGAGTTAGGAAAACTGATAACTGATATAAAAGCCAATACACCAGGAATCGCAAATGTTATTATTTCCACTCACTGTCATAATGATCTTGGTCTTGCTACTGCTAACACCATAGAG GGTGCTCGTGCAGGTGCTAGACAATTAGAAGTAACAGTAAATGGAATTGGTGAAAGGGCTGGCAATGCATCATTAGAAGAG GTTGTGATGGCCTTGGCATGCAAGGGAGATCATGTCTTAAATGGTCTGTATACAAGAATCAATACACGAAGCATATTGGAGACAAGcaaaatg GTTGAAGAATACTCCGGTATGCATTTACAACCTCACAAGGCTCTTGTTGGAGTTAATGCATTTGTCCATGCTAGTGGCATTCATCAG GATGGGATGCTAAAACATAAAGGTACATATCAAATATTATCTCCTGAGGATATTGGGCATAAAATAACGACTGAAATTGGTATTGTGTTGGGAAAGCTGAG TGGACGCCAAGCTTTGAGAAAGCGACTAGAAGAG CTGGGTTATGAACTTAAGGATGAAGAAGTTGATAGTTTGTTTCTGCCCTTCAAAGCAATGGCCGAGAAGAAAAAG GTTGTAACTGATATCGACCTGAAAGCATTGGTATCATATAAAGTTTTCAATGCAGAAGCGATATGGAAACTTGGTGATTTACAa GTGACTTGTGGGACTTTGGGTCTTTCAACAGCAACAATAAAACTTGTTAATATTGATGGCACTACACACGTGGCTTGTTCAATTGGTACAGGAGTTGTGGATTCAACTTACAAGGCTATTAACATCATTGTGAAG GAAGCTATAAAAGTTTTGGAATATTCATTGAGTTCAGTGACAAAAGGCATTGGTATAAGTGCCACTGCACGTGTTGTAATTTGTAGAGAGAATAATCATTCATCTACTGATGCTTTCACTAGAGATGTTACTTATCCAACATTTAG TGGAACCGGAGCAGAAATGGATGTTGTTGTTGCAAGTGTTGAGGCCTATCTTGTTGCGGTGAACAAGTTGTTACGATGCAAAGAATCATTT CTTGACCCCcctgctgctgctgctgtttCAAACCCTCTCTTGGGTCTTGTTCCGCCCAACCCTGACCTCTGGGCTCTACGTAGGTCAGAGAGGGCCTCACTCTCTGATCCTTTGAACAGTGCAATGCAAACCCTACAGACCATGGAAGCCATGAACGTTCACGGTAGCCTTGCCTCTTCAATTGAGTCGCTCAGCAACATCAACCAGGACTTGCACCTGAAGCTGCAGCAGCAGCGCATGGCGACAATGATGTTCGGTGGGGACAGCCAGAAAGGTGAGAGCAGCGTTGCGCTGAATGGGTTTGGGAATCAGAAGTTGCTACAACCGGTTTCGTTTCAGAACCTTGCGATTTCGAAGCCAGAGAACTTGCCAGCTGGCAGTTCCATAAATGGTGGTCCAAGTCGCGTGGTggtctcgcgtggtggtggacGGACGCGAGACGAGACGGCGGCAGGGGGCTCGCGTGGTGGTCCCGCGTGGTGGTGGCTGGACACGAGACGAGATGACGGTGGCAggaggctcgcgtggtggtcTCGAGTGGTGGGCTCACCGGAAGTTGCggagagaagaagaaacagCGACGATGGCAGCGCAACAGCGGCAGTGGCAGCGGCAGCACGAGAGGCGGTGGCAGTGGCAGCACGAATTTGCAGAGAGAAATGGCAGCtgcgcgcgcgaggaagaagggGTTCTGtttttgagccctaa